In Gemmatimonadaceae bacterium, the following proteins share a genomic window:
- a CDS encoding serine/threonine-protein kinase, with protein sequence MPRENLVGQTIAGYSLQSEVGEGGTSAVFRAHHASHGTVAVKVLREKLRQDRTAVARFLREARYGERVQHPNVVRTIEIGEAEPGMHFLAIEWAAGDILEKYAKQKGPLPVDEVCAVVRQIADAVHAAHSVGIVHRDLKPENVMYDSTARQVKLLDFGIATDTDMSPEQRLTRAGFFVGTLMYVAPEALSGELVGPLADQYSLATIAYFLLTGALPFPAKTPREMFSQLLSQPPIPLNQAKPGLKFSTAVEAVVMRGLSKEPPKRYSDVVEFAREFCQATSSPGQTEKQGFTAKLASIFRRKE encoded by the coding sequence GTGCCCCGGGAAAATCTCGTAGGACAAACGATTGCCGGCTATTCGCTCCAGAGCGAAGTCGGCGAAGGTGGAACGTCGGCGGTGTTCCGCGCGCATCACGCGTCGCACGGAACCGTCGCCGTAAAAGTGTTGCGCGAGAAGCTGCGGCAGGACCGCACCGCGGTCGCCCGCTTCCTGCGCGAGGCCCGCTACGGCGAGCGCGTACAGCATCCAAACGTCGTTCGGACGATCGAGATCGGCGAAGCCGAACCGGGGATGCATTTCCTCGCCATCGAGTGGGCGGCGGGCGACATCCTCGAGAAGTACGCCAAGCAGAAGGGGCCGCTGCCGGTCGACGAAGTGTGCGCCGTCGTGCGCCAGATCGCGGATGCCGTGCACGCCGCGCATTCAGTCGGCATCGTTCACCGCGATCTCAAGCCCGAGAACGTGATGTACGATTCGACGGCGCGACAGGTGAAGCTACTGGACTTCGGCATCGCGACGGACACGGACATGTCGCCGGAGCAACGCCTCACGCGCGCCGGGTTCTTCGTCGGAACGCTCATGTACGTGGCGCCCGAGGCGCTATCGGGCGAGCTCGTGGGCCCGCTGGCCGATCAGTACAGTCTGGCGACGATCGCCTACTTTCTGCTCACGGGTGCGCTGCCGTTTCCGGCCAAGACGCCGCGCGAAATGTTCTCGCAGCTTCTCTCGCAGCCGCCGATTCCGCTGAACCAGGCGAAGCCCGGCCTCAAGTTCTCGACGGCTGTGGAAGCGGTCGTGATGCGTGGATTGAGCAAGGAGCCGCCGAAGCGCTACTCCGACGTCGTCGAGTTCGCGCGCGAGTTTTGTCAGGCGACGTCTTCGCCAGGACAGACGGAAAAGCAGGGATTCACGGCGAAGCTGGCGTCGATCTTTCGTCGGAAGGAGTGA
- a CDS encoding type II secretion system protein, giving the protein MSDIKTQPAPLLVERDSARQRFAGICASPTRTSRRSGFTLIELLIVVVIIGILAAIAIPKFQATKGKAFYAGMRADLRNLATAEEAYFYDHANYSNDLDSLKLTASNGNVVTITENTATGWSATSQNPQSWPHFCALFLGTAAAVAPATAQGVVACN; this is encoded by the coding sequence ATGAGCGACATCAAAACTCAGCCCGCCCCGCTACTGGTCGAGCGCGACTCCGCCCGACAGCGGTTCGCCGGCATTTGCGCCAGTCCGACGCGGACCAGTCGTCGCTCGGGCTTTACGCTGATCGAACTCCTCATCGTGGTCGTGATCATCGGCATCCTCGCCGCGATCGCGATTCCGAAGTTCCAGGCGACGAAGGGCAAGGCCTTCTACGCCGGTATGCGAGCGGACCTCCGCAACCTCGCGACGGCCGAAGAGGCGTACTTCTACGATCACGCGAACTACAGCAACGATCTCGACTCGCTGAAGCTCACGGCATCGAACGGCAACGTGGTGACGATCACCGAAAACACCGCGACCGGTTGGTCCGCGACGTCGCAGAATCCCCAGTCGTGGCCGCACTTCTGTGCCCTGTTCCTCGGCACCGCGGCGGCGGTTGCACCCGCGACCGCACAGGGAGTCGTCGCCTGCAATTGA
- a CDS encoding cold-shock protein: MARGKVKWFNDAKGYGFIEQDGGEDVFVHFSAISMEGFKTLAEGQEVEFEIRTGEKGLHAANVVRV, from the coding sequence ATGGCCAGAGGTAAGGTGAAGTGGTTCAATGACGCCAAGGGGTATGGCTTCATTGAACAAGACGGCGGTGAGGACGTTTTCGTCCACTTCTCCGCCATCAGTATGGAAGGGTTCAAGACGCTCGCCGAAGGACAGGAAGTGGAGTTCGAGATCCGCACCGGTGAGAAAGGGCTCCACGCCGCGAACGTGGTCCGCGTCTGA
- a CDS encoding ATP-binding protein: MRAALARFSLREVSLLLTTALLFMICGLVASDSALSRAAQREAEIDALESSYAVSAVLRSPGVLAAPASSPALRTIVQRAPGERVAAALIAGHDTVLAVGKRAALRGALTASVRVEVPDTLVWTLVVAHEMTFEPLRIALWVLSLLTVALLGYGLIRERRQTVRVAGRSAELERLYSEVARANTAKSEFLANISHELRTPLNAIVGFVELLKDGVYGDLTLRQVPPVDRIAASATHLRHLVDQVLDIAKIAAGRLEVHAETIVLRPFVLNVASELESLVNERGLSFSIAVGASLPKLRTDPTHLRQILVNLIGNAIKYTPSGGVAVRGRLIGAAPRGPRRPTPDDPVLNSQSPDPRRIWIALQVVDTGVGIAPADQSRIFEEFEQVNAGPRSESMQRGTGLGLAISRRLAQLLGGDIRVESQLGKGSTFTLWLPVNPADLETSGAEPVAAPEAGSTITPSDERSTPASP; the protein is encoded by the coding sequence GTGCGCGCCGCGCTCGCCAGATTCTCTCTGCGCGAGGTTTCGCTCCTCCTTACGACCGCGCTGCTGTTCATGATTTGCGGCCTCGTGGCGAGCGACAGCGCCCTGTCACGCGCCGCGCAGCGCGAGGCCGAGATCGACGCGTTGGAGTCGAGCTATGCCGTGAGCGCGGTGCTGAGGAGCCCCGGCGTGTTGGCGGCGCCGGCCTCCAGTCCGGCCCTCCGCACGATCGTTCAGCGAGCCCCCGGCGAGCGGGTCGCCGCCGCGCTCATCGCGGGGCACGATACGGTGCTCGCCGTGGGCAAGCGCGCGGCGCTGCGTGGTGCTCTCACGGCGTCGGTTCGTGTCGAAGTGCCCGACACGCTCGTGTGGACGCTCGTCGTCGCCCACGAGATGACCTTCGAGCCGCTGCGAATCGCGCTCTGGGTTCTGAGCCTGCTCACCGTCGCGCTCCTCGGCTACGGTTTGATCCGGGAACGCCGTCAAACCGTTCGAGTCGCCGGCAGGTCCGCGGAGCTCGAACGTCTCTACAGCGAGGTGGCTCGCGCCAACACGGCAAAGAGCGAGTTTCTCGCGAACATCTCGCACGAGCTGCGCACGCCGCTCAACGCCATCGTCGGGTTCGTCGAGCTGCTCAAGGACGGCGTCTACGGTGATCTCACTCTGCGCCAGGTGCCGCCGGTCGATCGCATCGCCGCCTCCGCGACGCACCTGCGCCACCTCGTCGACCAGGTGCTCGACATTGCGAAGATCGCGGCCGGGCGCCTCGAGGTGCACGCCGAGACGATCGTGCTCCGCCCGTTCGTGCTTAACGTCGCCAGCGAGCTCGAGTCGTTGGTCAACGAGCGAGGATTGAGTTTCTCGATCGCCGTCGGCGCATCGCTGCCCAAGTTGCGCACCGATCCGACGCACCTGCGCCAGATACTTGTGAACCTCATCGGCAACGCGATCAAGTACACGCCTTCCGGCGGCGTCGCCGTGCGCGGACGGCTGATCGGAGCGGCGCCTCGCGGACCGCGCCGCCCCACGCCCGACGATCCGGTCCTGAACTCTCAATCCCCGGACCCGCGTCGAATCTGGATCGCGTTGCAGGTCGTCGACACCGGTGTCGGCATCGCGCCAGCGGATCAATCGCGAATCTTCGAGGAGTTCGAGCAGGTGAACGCTGGTCCGCGCAGCGAATCGATGCAGCGCGGCACCGGACTCGGACTCGCCATCTCGCGGCGGCTCGCGCAACTCCTCGGCGGCGACATTCGCGTCGAGAGTCAGCTCGGCAAAGGATCCACGTTTACACTCTGGCTGCCCGTGAATCCGGCGGATCTGGAAACCTCGGGCGCCGAGCCGGTCGCGGCGCCCGAAGCCGGGTCGACGATCACTCCTTCCGACGAAAGATCGACGCCAGCTTCGCCGTGA
- the polA gene encoding DNA polymerase I: MTAPSTAVPVRPTMPPSPRLFLVDGYALIYRAFFALIARPLTTSRGENTSAAWGVANYLQRLVETHKPEYLGWVLDSGMSFRHEKYPAYKATREKLTEELQSDFDRGMERIRAILEYYRVPILSLPGYEADDVIGTLARQSVEAGVSAVLVSGDKDFQQLVRPGVWVLNPGRGGSAAVEEQWVSVENGAERLGVAPKLVTDFLALVGDSSDNVPGVKGIGEKTAQELVNTYGSIDNILAHAAELTKKRPREALLEQGALAILSKELVTIRDDLPIALDLAKLRIATPDYARLRPLYVELEFHTLARNLPVGEDEPVQEETPAPPAPPVSYVTVDTLAELADALDRARAAPFVSIDVEGVVDPRALQANDPLRTSLVGLSIGIAPGEAFYLPLAHRPRTEQGQVGLGFDALLGDAMPAMSDDAASGKRSRAKKTPEPTSIAARALAQGGPPPLSLPSIDSPELAPLRALLEDPAVNKTAHDAKYAILLLRLAGITLRGLDFDTTVASYVLDPGRRSHAIDQLALEFLNRKTTSFEELCGKGKEAIPFDEAPVACARDYACERADIVWRLRERFEPQLDELQLARLFHDIEMPLVEVLAEMEWQGITIDVDWFASLKERFERERRRVESEIYATAGEEFNINSNPKLREILFDRLQLPVLKKTATGPSTDASVLQQLAEEGHRLPVLLLEYREIAKLESTYIDALPLYVHPTTRRVHTSFSQTTAATGRLSSSDPNLQNIPIRRELGRDIRRGFIPRSSWMMVSADYSQIELRLLAHLSGDPAFVEAFRAGGDIHRQTAALIFDVPLDAVTKDMRARAKTINFATIYGQGPHALSRQLGIAHAEAKAFIERYFERFHRVREYLDSMVDFARQHGYVQTIFNRRRYIPELRDRNFNIRAFGERTAANSPIQGSAADLIKAAMIRIHRALPAEGLEAKMLLQVHDELVFEAPRPELDRLTALVRHEMEHAADLAVPLVVDVGVGENWLATKMD, encoded by the coding sequence ATGACCGCGCCTTCGACTGCCGTTCCCGTGCGCCCGACCATGCCGCCGTCGCCGAGGCTGTTTCTCGTCGACGGCTACGCGCTCATTTACCGCGCCTTCTTTGCCCTCATCGCGCGTCCGCTCACCACCAGCCGCGGCGAGAACACATCGGCCGCCTGGGGCGTCGCCAACTATCTCCAGCGGCTCGTCGAGACGCACAAGCCGGAATACCTCGGCTGGGTGCTCGACTCGGGCATGTCATTTCGCCACGAGAAATATCCCGCGTACAAGGCGACGCGCGAAAAGCTCACCGAAGAGCTGCAGTCCGACTTCGACCGTGGCATGGAACGCATCCGCGCCATTCTCGAATACTACCGAGTACCAATTCTCTCATTGCCTGGTTATGAAGCCGACGACGTCATCGGCACGCTCGCGCGCCAGAGCGTCGAAGCCGGCGTCAGCGCAGTGCTCGTGTCGGGCGACAAGGACTTTCAACAGCTCGTGCGGCCGGGCGTGTGGGTGCTGAACCCCGGACGCGGCGGCTCGGCCGCCGTCGAAGAGCAGTGGGTGAGCGTCGAGAACGGCGCCGAGCGGCTGGGCGTTGCCCCGAAGCTCGTCACCGACTTCCTCGCTCTCGTCGGCGACAGCTCGGACAACGTGCCCGGAGTAAAGGGCATCGGAGAAAAGACCGCACAGGAGCTGGTGAACACGTACGGCTCGATCGACAACATCCTGGCGCATGCCGCCGAGCTGACGAAGAAACGCCCCCGCGAGGCGTTGCTCGAACAGGGCGCGCTGGCCATTCTGTCCAAAGAGCTCGTCACCATCCGCGACGATCTGCCGATCGCGCTCGATCTCGCGAAGCTTCGCATCGCGACGCCGGATTACGCGCGCCTTCGGCCGCTGTACGTCGAGCTCGAGTTCCACACGCTGGCGAGAAATCTGCCCGTCGGCGAAGACGAGCCGGTCCAGGAGGAGACTCCCGCGCCGCCGGCACCGCCGGTCTCGTACGTCACGGTCGACACGCTGGCCGAGCTCGCGGACGCTCTCGATCGCGCTCGGGCGGCGCCGTTCGTCTCGATCGACGTGGAAGGTGTCGTCGACCCGCGCGCGCTTCAGGCGAACGATCCGCTTCGCACGTCGTTGGTCGGTCTCTCGATCGGCATTGCGCCGGGAGAAGCGTTTTATCTGCCGCTGGCCCACCGGCCGCGCACCGAACAGGGACAGGTCGGACTCGGCTTCGACGCTCTCCTCGGCGACGCAATGCCTGCCATGAGCGACGACGCCGCGTCCGGAAAACGCTCACGCGCGAAAAAGACGCCGGAACCGACCAGCATCGCCGCGCGCGCGCTGGCGCAGGGTGGACCGCCGCCGCTTTCGCTTCCCTCGATCGACAGCCCGGAACTCGCGCCGCTGCGAGCGCTCCTCGAAGATCCGGCCGTCAACAAGACCGCGCACGACGCGAAGTACGCGATCCTGTTGCTGCGCCTCGCGGGCATTACGCTGCGCGGGCTCGACTTCGACACGACCGTGGCGAGCTACGTGCTCGACCCCGGCCGCCGCTCGCACGCGATCGATCAGCTGGCGCTCGAGTTTCTCAATCGCAAGACCACGTCGTTCGAGGAGCTGTGCGGCAAGGGCAAAGAGGCGATCCCGTTCGATGAAGCGCCGGTGGCATGCGCGCGCGACTACGCATGCGAGCGTGCCGACATCGTCTGGCGTTTGCGCGAGCGCTTCGAGCCGCAGCTCGACGAGCTTCAGCTCGCTCGTCTCTTTCACGACATCGAGATGCCGCTCGTCGAGGTGCTCGCCGAGATGGAGTGGCAAGGCATCACGATCGACGTCGACTGGTTCGCGTCGCTCAAGGAGCGCTTCGAGCGGGAACGTCGTCGCGTGGAGAGCGAGATCTACGCGACGGCCGGCGAAGAGTTCAACATCAATTCCAATCCCAAGCTTCGCGAAATTCTGTTCGACCGGCTGCAGCTGCCGGTGCTGAAGAAGACGGCGACGGGCCCGTCGACCGACGCGAGCGTCCTTCAACAACTCGCCGAGGAAGGACACCGGCTTCCGGTGTTGCTGCTCGAGTACCGCGAGATCGCCAAACTCGAGAGCACGTACATCGACGCCCTTCCGTTGTACGTGCATCCGACGACGCGCCGCGTTCACACGTCGTTCAGTCAGACCACCGCGGCCACCGGTCGCCTGTCATCGAGTGACCCGAACCTCCAGAACATTCCGATCCGGCGCGAGCTCGGCCGCGACATTCGGCGCGGATTCATTCCGCGAAGCAGCTGGATGATGGTGTCCGCGGACTACTCGCAAATCGAGCTCCGGCTCCTCGCGCACTTGTCGGGAGATCCGGCGTTCGTCGAGGCCTTCCGCGCCGGCGGCGACATCCACCGCCAGACCGCGGCCCTCATCTTCGACGTGCCGCTCGACGCGGTCACGAAAGACATGCGCGCGCGCGCCAAGACGATAAACTTCGCCACGATTTACGGCCAAGGTCCGCACGCCCTGTCCCGGCAGTTGGGCATCGCGCACGCCGAGGCGAAGGCGTTCATCGAACGCTATTTCGAGAGATTTCATCGCGTGCGCGAATATCTCGACTCCATGGTCGATTTCGCGCGTCAACACGGCTACGTGCAGACCATTTTCAACCGGCGTCGCTACATCCCCGAGCTGCGCGACCGGAATTTCAACATCCGGGCGTTTGGTGAGCGAACGGCCGCCAACTCGCCGATTCAGGGCTCGGCCGCGGATCTGATCAAGGCCGCCATGATTCGGATTCACCGTGCGCTTCCCGCCGAGGGCTTGGAAGCGAAGATGCTCCTCCAGGTCCACGACGAGCTCGTTTTCGAGGCCCCGCGACCGGAGCTCGATCGCCTCACGGCTCTGGTCAGGCACGAGATGGAGCACGCCGCCGACCTGGCGGTGCCCCTCGTAGTCGACGTCGGGGTCGGCGAAAACTGGCTCGCCACCAAGATGGATTAG